A single window of Puniceicoccaceae bacterium DNA harbors:
- the ahcY gene encoding adenosylhomocysteinase, with protein MKTTMTTETTVETALEYKVADLSLADFGRREINIAEKEMPGLMAIREKHKASKPLSGVRIMGSLHMTIQTAVLIETLVDLGADVRWASCNIFSTQDHAAAAIAVAGVPVFAWKGETLEEYWWCTYKALTWPDGKGPQLIVDDGGDATLFIHKGYELENGDDWVNQPSSSDEEEVIKAKLKEIYEENPLHWNGVVKEWKGVSEETTTGVHRLYKMQEDGKLLVPAINVNDSVTKSKFDNLYGCRESLIDGIKRATDVMIAGKVAVVCGYGDVGKGCAQALRGMGAIVIVTEVDPICALQAAMEGYRVMTIEDALPEGDIYVTTTGCYDVITFEHMEAMKDQAIVCNIGHFDNEIQMSRLNKAPGVQKLNVKPQVDQYFFPDGKSIFILAEGRLVNLGCATGHPSFVMSNSFANQVLAQVELWTNLEKYRPGVYILPKHVDEEVARLHLQRIGARLSRLTEAQANYLGVKVDGPYKQEHYKY; from the coding sequence ATGAAAACCACGATGACTACCGAAACAACGGTTGAAACCGCGCTGGAATACAAAGTTGCGGACCTTTCCCTGGCGGACTTTGGACGCCGTGAAATCAATATTGCCGAGAAGGAAATGCCTGGCTTGATGGCAATCCGTGAGAAGCACAAAGCCTCCAAGCCATTGTCTGGGGTTCGCATCATGGGTTCACTGCACATGACCATTCAGACGGCGGTGCTGATCGAAACTCTTGTTGACCTTGGTGCGGATGTGCGCTGGGCCAGCTGCAATATTTTTTCGACACAGGATCATGCTGCTGCGGCGATTGCGGTTGCGGGAGTACCCGTTTTTGCGTGGAAGGGAGAAACGCTTGAGGAATACTGGTGGTGCACCTACAAGGCATTGACCTGGCCCGACGGCAAGGGACCCCAGTTGATCGTGGATGACGGGGGAGATGCGACACTCTTTATCCACAAGGGGTACGAACTTGAGAATGGTGATGACTGGGTCAATCAACCCTCGTCGAGCGACGAGGAGGAGGTTATCAAGGCCAAGCTCAAGGAAATCTACGAGGAAAATCCCCTGCACTGGAATGGTGTGGTCAAGGAATGGAAGGGCGTTTCCGAGGAAACCACGACTGGAGTACACCGCCTCTATAAGATGCAAGAGGATGGCAAACTGCTTGTGCCCGCGATCAATGTGAATGATTCGGTCACCAAGTCCAAGTTTGACAACCTCTATGGCTGCCGCGAGTCCTTGATCGACGGAATCAAGCGCGCTACGGATGTCATGATTGCCGGTAAGGTGGCTGTGGTCTGTGGTTACGGCGACGTCGGCAAGGGATGTGCGCAGGCATTGCGAGGCATGGGTGCCATTGTGATTGTGACAGAGGTCGATCCCATCTGTGCCCTGCAGGCAGCGATGGAGGGTTACCGGGTCATGACCATCGAGGATGCGTTGCCGGAAGGGGACATCTATGTGACCACGACGGGTTGTTACGATGTGATCACCTTCGAACACATGGAGGCAATGAAGGATCAGGCCATTGTCTGCAACATTGGTCACTTTGACAACGAGATCCAGATGAGTCGCCTGAACAAGGCTCCCGGAGTTCAAAAACTCAATGTCAAACCCCAGGTAGACCAGTACTTTTTTCCTGACGGGAAATCGATTTTTATTCTCGCAGAAGGTCGGTTGGTTAATCTCGGCTGCGCAACGGGGCACCCGTCATTTGTGATGTCAAATTCCTTTGCGAATCAGGTGTTGGCCCAGGTTGAACTCTGGACGAATCTGGAGAAATATCGTCCGGGTGTTTACATCCTGCCCAAGCACGTGGACGAGGAGGTTGCACGCCTGCACCTGCAGCGCATCGGCGCGCGCCTGTCCAGGCTGACAGAAGCCCAGGCGAACTACCTGGGCGTCAAGGTGGATGGTCCCTACAAACAGGAGCACTACAAGTACTAA
- a CDS encoding Minf_1886 family protein: MAQRTYSEVIEAILDHDSRYEKGAYYFVRGALDFTLKSLKKEGMAGDSKHVSGQQLLEGIREFALEQFGPLAYTVFQYWGLRESRDFGNIVFNLIEVGVLGKNDRDDIADFAEGFDFKQALLEPFEPEGKTLSFSRN, from the coding sequence ATGGCGCAACGAACCTACAGTGAAGTCATTGAGGCGATCCTCGATCACGATAGCCGCTATGAAAAAGGGGCCTATTATTTTGTTCGGGGAGCGCTCGATTTCACCCTGAAATCCTTGAAAAAAGAGGGGATGGCGGGCGACTCAAAGCATGTCTCCGGGCAGCAGTTGCTCGAGGGCATCCGGGAGTTTGCCCTGGAGCAGTTTGGACCCCTGGCCTACACTGTTTTTCAGTATTGGGGACTTCGAGAGTCCCGGGATTTTGGAAACATCGTTTTCAACCTGATCGAGGTGGGAGTCCTGGGAAAAAACGACCGGGATGACATCGCCGACTTCGCTGAAGGATTTGATTTTAAGCAGGCCCTGCTCGAACCATTTGAGCCTGAGGGCAAAACCCTGTCATTTTCAAGGAACTGA
- the metK gene encoding methionine adenosyltransferase — translation MLKKFIFSSESVGEGHPDKVADYISDSVLDACLEQDPHSRVACETLVKSNCVFLAGEITTRAKFNYEEVVKAAIRDIGYVNDDDVFHADRVFLVNALTSQSPDIAQGVDARAAEGKATEEQGAGDQGIMFGYASKETPELMPAPVMFAHRILRRLAEIRKEGKLAPWLRPDCKAQVAVRYDEGRMVSVENVVISTQHTADVAHAEIVRFCKEEVISKIIPAELLTDSTEYFINPTGKFVVGGPQGDAGLTGRKIIVDTYGGWGRHGGGAFSGKDPSKVDRSATYMGRWVAKNIVAAGLAEIVEIQVAYAIGYPEPLSIAIDTFGTGTVSEELIAAAVRNTFSFKPAEIVRQLDLLRPIYRKTTHYGHFGKDDLPWEQTNKAQSLKDYVTAHQS, via the coding sequence ATGTTAAAAAAATTCATCTTTTCCTCCGAATCTGTCGGAGAAGGACATCCTGACAAAGTCGCCGACTATATTTCAGACAGTGTGCTGGACGCCTGCCTTGAGCAGGACCCCCACAGTCGAGTCGCCTGCGAAACCCTGGTGAAAAGCAACTGTGTTTTTCTGGCAGGTGAAATCACGACTCGCGCGAAGTTCAATTACGAAGAAGTGGTCAAAGCGGCGATTCGCGATATTGGTTACGTTAACGATGATGACGTGTTTCACGCGGACCGGGTTTTCCTGGTCAATGCATTGACCTCTCAATCTCCGGATATTGCGCAGGGCGTGGATGCTAGGGCGGCTGAAGGCAAGGCAACCGAAGAACAAGGTGCAGGAGACCAGGGCATCATGTTTGGATATGCGAGCAAGGAAACCCCGGAGCTCATGCCTGCGCCCGTGATGTTTGCCCATCGCATCCTGCGCCGGTTGGCTGAAATCCGCAAGGAAGGCAAACTTGCTCCGTGGCTGCGTCCCGACTGCAAGGCCCAGGTTGCGGTTCGCTATGATGAAGGGCGAATGGTGTCGGTGGAAAATGTGGTGATTTCAACACAACACACCGCAGATGTAGCGCATGCGGAGATCGTGCGCTTCTGCAAGGAGGAAGTCATTTCCAAGATCATTCCGGCAGAGCTGCTCACCGATTCAACCGAATATTTCATCAACCCGACTGGCAAGTTCGTGGTCGGAGGACCACAGGGCGATGCTGGTCTGACAGGTCGCAAAATCATTGTGGATACCTATGGCGGTTGGGGACGCCATGGTGGCGGTGCGTTTTCGGGCAAGGACCCTTCCAAGGTGGATCGCTCTGCAACCTACATGGGCCGCTGGGTTGCCAAAAACATTGTCGCAGCGGGGCTGGCCGAGATTGTGGAGATCCAGGTTGCCTACGCCATCGGTTATCCCGAGCCGCTGAGCATTGCGATTGATACCTTCGGCACCGGAACGGTTTCGGAGGAACTGATTGCTGCTGCGGTGAGAAACACGTTTAGCTTCAAGCCTGCAGAGATTGTTCGCCAGCTCGACTTGCTGCGCCCGATTTACCGCAAGACGACACACTACGGGCACTTTGGAAAAGATGATCTTCCGTGGGAGCAGACCAACAAGGCTCAGTCCCTCAAGGACTATGTGACTGCTCATCAATCCTGA